The stretch of DNA GCCGCATCCTTATCGATCACCATATTCAGCTTCATACTTTGGATATCTCTCAGAGCGATCCTGCCCGCATCATCGAACAATACAAAGACCTTATCCGTATTGTCCTTCGTGATCTTCAATGCATTCTCAATAATATCGAACAAAGACTGCCCGTCCTCCACCCGTTTCTCGATCTTATACTTCGTATCTTCAACCGTACCAAGCATCAGACCGTAATCATCGGCAATCATTGACACGAGCTCACTTGCTGTCTTGTTTTTATAAACATATACATCCTTGTTTTTAAAATATCGCAGCTGATCATACGCAACAACGCGGATATGATGATCCTTGTTTCGTGTTTTTGTAAACACATATCCCTGAAAAATGTCTTTCCCATCAACCGCAAGCCTGACCGGTGCTCCCTCATTGAAGGAAATGACATCATCCTTGACGACCGTAAATGTCAGCTTGCCCGGCTCGCCCTTTTGGGCGGTCTCCCACTGCACACCACCCAACACGACAGGCTCGTACAGCTTGTCTGCCTGTATCGTCAACTTCAGCAACAAGCTCACCCCCTCGTTTTTGTTACTGCAGTATTACCATTCTCATCGACCGTTAAAACCTTCGTCGAATACGGTACATATTGCCGCAAGGTCACACTGCACATCTGATCAAG from Selenomonadales bacterium encodes:
- a CDS encoding hydrolase, with amino-acid sequence MLKLTIQADKLYEPVVLGGVQWETAQKGEPGKLTFTVVKDDVISFNEGAPVRLAVDGKDIFQGYVFTKTRNKDHHIRVVAYDQLRYFKNKDVYVYKNKTASELVSMIADDYGLMLGTVEDTKYKIEKRVEDGQSLFDIIENALKITKDNTDKVFVLFDDAGRIALRDIQSMKLNMVIDKDAA